From Mumia sp. ZJ1417:
CGGCGAGGCGTTCTCGATCGCGCGCCGGCTCGCGGGGCTGCTGACCGTGCCGGGCATCGTGACGTACGGCGGCCCGGTGGGCATGCGCTCGTACGCGCTGATGACGATCGCGCTGCGCCTCATGGGCAACCTCGTGACCGACGAGGACCGCGACGCCGTGGCCCGGCTGTGGCGCTGGGCGGGGCGCATGTCGCTGCGGCTCGACCGACGGACCCCGTTCGCGTGAGCGACGACGGGGGAGCGGCGCCCGCGCATGACGGCGCGGTCCGCTACGCCTCTCGCGGCTCGACGCACTTCGACGTCATCCTCGCCGCGTTCTGCGTGGTGCTCGTGGTGTCCAACGTCGTCGCGACCAAGGGCATCGAGATCGGCTCGGGCGCCTGGAGCGTCGGCAGCCTGCAGCTGTGGCCAGTGATCACCGACGGCGGGGCGTTCCTGTTCCCGCTGGCGTACGTGCTCGGTGACGTCATCTCGGAGGTGTACGGGTTCCGGGCAGCGCGCCGCGCGATCGTGACGGGGTTCGCGATGGCGATCATCGCGTCGGTGACGTTCTGGGTGGTGCAGCATGCGCCTGCCGCGTCGTTCTACGAGAACCAGGGCGCATACGAGGCGGTGCTTGGGTTCGTCCCGCAGATCGTGCTCGCGAGCCTCGCGGGATACGTCGTGGGCCAGCTCCTCAACAGCGTGGTGCTCGTGCGGATGAAGGCGCGTACGGCCGAGCGCGGGCTGTTCGCGCGGCTCGCGACCTCGACCGGCGTCGGCGAGCTCGCGGACACGCTGATCTTCTGCGCCATCGCCGCGTCGGTCATCGGGATCACGACGTGGGGCCAGTTCTGGAACTACGCGGTCGTCGGGTTCGTCTACAAGGTCGGCGTCGAGCTGCTGGTGATGCCGGTGACGATGCTCGTGATCG
This genomic window contains:
- a CDS encoding queuosine precursor transporter; the encoded protein is MSDDGGAAPAHDGAVRYASRGSTHFDVILAAFCVVLVVSNVVATKGIEIGSGAWSVGSLQLWPVITDGGAFLFPLAYVLGDVISEVYGFRAARRAIVTGFAMAIIASVTFWVVQHAPAASFYENQGAYEAVLGFVPQIVLASLAGYVVGQLLNSVVLVRMKARTAERGLFARLATSTGVGELADTLIFCAIAASVIGITTWGQFWNYAVVGFVYKVGVELLVMPVTMLVIGWLKSREPTYWR